The Nitrospiraceae bacterium genome includes a window with the following:
- a CDS encoding anthranilate synthase component I family protein: protein MTHFTQPSFLHGTPQPLVLTLEDQQADPFDLFCRIASPSQPSFLLDSGPAGGRELGYSFLGCNPSAILTGHRTYSSYRTREGRETILLDAFSQLGKMMADAHIHKTHGLPPFVGGAVGYLSYDLVRRFEALPSIAADDLSLPDLQFAFFDVIAAVEHQTDRIHLIFCPSSERFLGEPREKLYREGLDRLAAFAAQMVGTPPRSTLSPNARQVLFHPEQTQAAYMDRVRRCQNYIAAGDIYQANLSHRFTVTIKDMPNRNLDRLIACQDLYSRLRRINPSPFSGLLYFDNVALVSCSPERLVRLQGGLADTRPIAGTRPRGRDQAEDQRLVTELLSNEKERAEHLMLVDLERNDLGRVCQFGTVQVDEFMTVEQYSHVSHIVSNISGTLRPDATSFDLIKAMFPGGTITGVPKIRCMEIIDELEPVRRGPYTGSFGYLSWNGNLDLNITIRTLVLCQTVGYLQVGAGIVADSIPSREYDETLHKAQAFFSSLQ from the coding sequence ATGACACATTTCACTCAACCATCATTCCTACACGGCACTCCGCAGCCGCTGGTTCTCACGCTCGAAGACCAGCAGGCCGATCCTTTTGATTTGTTCTGTCGAATTGCCTCTCCTTCTCAGCCTTCATTCTTGCTCGACAGCGGGCCAGCCGGTGGTCGTGAACTCGGCTATTCATTCCTCGGTTGCAATCCTTCCGCAATTTTGACAGGCCACAGGACCTACTCGTCGTACCGAACGCGCGAAGGCCGGGAAACCATCCTACTCGATGCTTTCAGCCAACTTGGGAAAATGATGGCCGATGCTCACATCCATAAGACACATGGACTTCCACCATTCGTTGGTGGAGCGGTCGGCTATCTGAGTTATGACCTCGTCCGACGATTTGAGGCTCTTCCGTCGATCGCCGCAGATGATTTATCGCTCCCGGACCTGCAGTTCGCTTTCTTTGACGTGATCGCGGCGGTCGAACACCAGACCGATCGTATCCATCTCATCTTTTGTCCTTCCAGCGAGCGGTTTCTCGGGGAACCTCGAGAAAAACTCTACCGCGAGGGGTTAGACCGGCTGGCCGCATTTGCGGCACAGATGGTGGGAACACCGCCTAGGTCGACACTTTCACCGAACGCCCGACAGGTGTTGTTTCATCCGGAACAGACTCAGGCTGCCTACATGGATCGCGTGCGGCGTTGCCAGAACTACATCGCGGCGGGAGACATCTACCAAGCCAATCTCTCTCATCGATTTACCGTGACAATCAAAGACATGCCCAATCGCAACCTCGACCGTCTCATAGCTTGCCAGGACCTGTATAGCCGACTCCGTCGCATCAACCCTTCTCCGTTCTCGGGACTTTTGTATTTCGATAACGTGGCTCTGGTGAGTTGCTCACCCGAGCGACTGGTCCGTCTTCAGGGTGGACTGGCTGATACCCGCCCGATCGCCGGGACGAGACCTCGTGGGCGAGACCAGGCTGAAGATCAGCGTCTCGTCACCGAGCTCCTCTCAAATGAAAAGGAACGAGCGGAACACTTGATGCTGGTCGATCTTGAGCGCAACGACTTGGGTCGTGTCTGCCAATTCGGCACAGTCCAGGTCGATGAGTTTATGACAGTCGAGCAATACTCCCATGTGAGCCACATCGTCTCCAACATCAGTGGGACGTTGCGTCCGGATGCAACATCGTTTGACCTGATTAAAGCCATGTTCCCTGGCGGGACCATCACAGGCGTCCCTAAAATCCGGTGCATGGAGATTATTGATGAGCTGGAGCCGGTGCGCCGCGGCCCTTATACCGGCTCGTTCGGCTACCTCAGCTGGAACGGTAACCTTGATCTCAATATCACGATTCGGACGCTTGTGTTGTGTCAGACAGTCGGATACTTGCAAGTCGGGGCCGGCATCGTCGCCGACTCTATCCCTTCAAGAGAATACGACGAGACCCTGCACAAAGCCCAGGCTTTCTTCAGCTCGCTTCAATAG
- a CDS encoding ABC transporter ATP-binding protein → MSTFTRFFPFLRPYLPRMAAAGLLVMGVAAINLALLRLAGMLWDVITVQHDHARMIGLIGVFLGLVILQGFCSMGHSYLTTWVSQRIIADFRTHLFAHVQTLAVSFFARRRTGELLSRLMNDVTVIQSVVTETPIDTAKQLVTFVGGIGFLLAMNWRLCLLILVLLPLLVLVARFFGRKLKALSTSIQDQTASLSTLIEEVISGIRIVKSFVQTKREETRFAAQLEHTLSLTLRRARIMAVFIPVISLLTFSAAAAVMWYGGSQVIEGTVSPGDLFAFVLFAGILIGPFSSAARVFAQVREAQGATERIFEILDSRPEVIDAPDAVTLSSVTGHVRVERVSFAYDQRQPVLTDISFEAEPGELVAVVGPTGAGKTTVINLLHRFYDPTEGRITVDRQDLRHVAMDSWYRHVGLVPQETILFGGTILDNIRYGNTRASEDAILDASRAAHADEFIASLPDRYQTIVGEKGINLSGGQRQRIAIARAILKNPKILLLDEATSALDSESERLVQEALEQLMKGRTTFVVAHRLTTVQRADRIIVLNKGRVAEIGTHQQLMDQKGLYHYLYTLRLTELPA, encoded by the coding sequence ATGTCGACCTTTACGCGATTTTTCCCATTCCTTCGACCTTATCTCCCACGAATGGCGGCCGCCGGTCTCCTGGTCATGGGCGTGGCCGCCATCAACCTGGCGTTACTTCGCCTGGCCGGCATGCTCTGGGATGTCATCACCGTCCAGCATGATCATGCTCGGATGATCGGACTGATCGGCGTCTTTCTCGGTTTGGTCATCCTTCAAGGCTTTTGCTCGATGGGGCATAGTTATCTGACCACATGGGTATCTCAACGGATCATCGCCGACTTTCGCACACATCTCTTCGCCCACGTGCAAACCTTGGCTGTGAGCTTCTTTGCCAGACGCCGCACCGGGGAACTGCTCTCGCGCTTGATGAACGATGTAACGGTCATTCAGTCGGTCGTCACTGAAACCCCGATCGACACGGCCAAACAACTCGTCACGTTTGTAGGAGGCATCGGTTTTCTGTTGGCCATGAACTGGCGGCTCTGCTTGCTCATTCTCGTTCTGCTGCCATTGCTGGTGCTGGTGGCCCGGTTCTTCGGCCGCAAACTGAAAGCCCTGTCCACGTCGATTCAAGATCAGACCGCCTCCCTCAGCACGCTCATCGAAGAGGTGATTTCGGGCATCCGGATCGTGAAATCGTTCGTGCAAACGAAACGCGAAGAAACACGGTTTGCAGCGCAACTCGAACATACGCTCTCTCTGACTCTCCGCCGGGCCAGGATCATGGCGGTATTCATTCCCGTCATCAGTCTGCTGACCTTCTCCGCAGCCGCCGCGGTCATGTGGTATGGGGGGAGCCAAGTCATCGAAGGCACTGTTTCTCCCGGAGACCTCTTTGCCTTTGTGCTCTTCGCCGGCATCCTCATCGGACCGTTCAGTTCCGCGGCACGGGTCTTTGCGCAAGTCAGGGAGGCTCAGGGAGCGACAGAACGGATCTTCGAAATTCTGGATTCGAGACCGGAGGTCATCGACGCACCCGATGCAGTGACGTTATCGTCCGTCACCGGCCATGTCCGCGTCGAACGGGTCAGTTTCGCTTACGACCAACGTCAACCAGTGCTCACCGATATTTCCTTCGAAGCAGAGCCGGGCGAACTCGTCGCGGTCGTCGGTCCAACAGGAGCCGGTAAGACAACCGTGATCAATCTTCTTCACCGCTTCTACGACCCCACCGAGGGACGGATTACCGTGGATAGACAAGACCTCCGCCACGTCGCGATGGATAGTTGGTACCGGCACGTCGGGCTGGTTCCACAAGAAACGATCCTGTTTGGCGGTACCATCCTGGACAATATCCGGTACGGCAACACGCGAGCGAGTGAGGATGCCATCCTCGACGCCAGCCGTGCAGCTCACGCCGATGAATTTATCGCTAGCCTGCCGGACCGGTATCAGACGATCGTAGGAGAGAAGGGAATCAACCTCTCAGGCGGACAACGCCAGCGGATCGCCATTGCGCGGGCCATCCTGAAGAATCCAAAAATTCTGTTGCTCGATGAAGCCACCTCGGCCCTCGACAGCGAGTCGGAACGACTCGTGCAGGAGGCGCTTGAACAGCTGATGAAAGGACGAACGACCTTCGTCGTCGCCCACCGCCTTACTACCGTGCAACGCGCCGACCGCATCATTGTCCTCAATAAAGGCCGTGTCGCGGAAATCGGTACCCATCAGCAGCTCATGGACCAAAAGGGACTGTATCACTACCTCTATACGCTCCGACTCACAGAACTCCCGGCCTGA
- a CDS encoding cytochrome ubiquinol oxidase subunit I translates to MWGSTPLRFSIRQHGDFMESALFYDRLQFAITATFHYLFPQLTMGLALLLFFLRSRALLTGDEHYHRVARFWTTIFALSFAFGVVTGIPLEFQFGTNWAKFSNFAGGVIGQTLAMEGVFAFFLESSFLGILLYGENRFSRRTQWFASLMLFLGSWLSGYFILATNAWMQHPVAYTIAPDGRLFVNSLVGLLTNPWLLWQFTHNMTAAVVTASFVMAAVGALYLLSETYQDYGRTFVRTGVVAGAIASALMIFPTGDGNAKQVFEYQPVKGAAFEGLFRTERGADLLLVGQPNMETMTIDNPIVVPDALSILVYNRLYAKVKGLDAFPRKDWPDNLPLLYYSYHVMAGLGTMLVSVMGLALLWLWQGRLFTANWLLWLLLLSAPFPYIATTAGWMTAELGRQPWLVYGLQRTAEGASPLVHSGNALFTLLGFLGLYLVLGILFLFLFVETLRHGPATRSTGHAA, encoded by the coding sequence ATGTGGGGCTCCACGCCCCTCCGCTTTTCGATTCGTCAACACGGGGACTTCATGGAGAGCGCGCTTTTCTACGACCGTCTGCAATTTGCGATCACCGCCACCTTTCACTATCTCTTTCCGCAATTGACCATGGGGTTGGCTCTCCTGCTGTTCTTCTTGAGGAGTAGAGCGCTCCTGACCGGCGACGAGCATTACCATCGCGTGGCTCGCTTCTGGACGACGATCTTCGCCTTGAGCTTCGCCTTCGGCGTCGTCACCGGGATTCCGCTGGAATTTCAGTTTGGCACCAACTGGGCGAAATTTTCCAACTTCGCCGGGGGCGTCATCGGTCAGACGCTGGCGATGGAAGGAGTGTTCGCCTTTTTTTTGGAATCGTCGTTCCTGGGAATTCTCCTCTACGGGGAAAACCGATTCAGCCGTCGCACGCAATGGTTCGCCTCGCTGATGCTGTTCCTCGGCTCGTGGCTGTCGGGTTATTTTATTCTCGCCACGAATGCCTGGATGCAACATCCCGTCGCCTACACGATTGCGCCGGATGGACGTCTGTTCGTCAACAGCCTTGTCGGCTTGCTCACCAATCCCTGGCTCCTCTGGCAATTCACGCACAACATGACGGCAGCGGTCGTTACCGCCTCGTTCGTCATGGCGGCCGTCGGGGCACTCTATCTGCTCTCGGAAACGTACCAGGACTACGGTCGGACGTTTGTGCGTACCGGCGTGGTGGCCGGCGCCATCGCGTCCGCCTTAATGATTTTCCCCACGGGCGACGGGAATGCGAAACAGGTGTTCGAGTATCAACCGGTCAAGGGTGCAGCCTTCGAAGGACTGTTCCGTACCGAGCGCGGCGCCGACTTGCTTCTAGTCGGCCAGCCGAACATGGAAACCATGACCATCGACAATCCGATTGTCGTGCCCGATGCACTCAGTATTCTGGTGTACAACCGGCTCTACGCCAAGGTGAAAGGGCTCGATGCCTTTCCGCGGAAGGATTGGCCCGATAATCTGCCGCTCCTTTACTACTCGTACCACGTCATGGCCGGCCTGGGGACCATGCTCGTATCCGTGATGGGACTGGCGCTGCTCTGGCTATGGCAAGGACGGCTCTTCACCGCCAATTGGCTGCTGTGGCTGCTCCTCTTGTCAGCGCCGTTTCCCTACATCGCGACGACCGCCGGATGGATGACCGCCGAACTCGGTCGCCAGCCCTGGCTGGTCTATGGCCTGCAGCGAACCGCAGAAGGCGCGTCGCCGCTTGTCCATTCCGGTAACGCGCTGTTCACGCTGCTCGGTTTTCTCGGGCTCTATCTGGTGCTCGGTATTCTCTTTCTCTTCTTATTCGTTGAAACGCTTCGGCACGGGCCGGCAACTCGTTCGACCGGCCACGCGGCATAG
- a CDS encoding AURKAIP1/COX24 domain-containing protein, translating into MSSVLKKRRKKMRKHKYKKLRRRQKFLRRKT; encoded by the coding sequence ATGTCGAGTGTCCTCAAGAAGCGCCGCAAGAAAATGCGCAAGCATAAGTACAAGAAGCTGCGCCGGCGCCAAAAATTTCTCCGCCGTAAGACCTAA
- a CDS encoding aminotransferase class IV produces the protein MWIFLNNRFVKQEDAVVSVFDHGFLYGDGVYETIRSYGSRIFMRDQHLARLRRSADAIGLAMPIPEKDWPGLLHEAMERNGVGNDHGDAYLRITISRGIGEIGLDPALCPIPTIVIMAKPLHPPSRQQYELGVSIIVARTRRNLPSALSPHIKATNFLNNILAKREAIVAGAFDSVLLNWQDHVAECTASNLFWVKGGTISTPSLDCGILDGITRDIVLTLAREAGLPVREGPFGIEALHQAEECFLTNTSMELMPVTTFEKRPVGSGKPGPITHQLQTQFVVNRRRFLESDYN, from the coding sequence ATGTGGATCTTTCTCAATAACCGGTTCGTGAAACAGGAGGACGCAGTCGTTTCCGTCTTCGACCACGGCTTCCTCTACGGCGACGGAGTGTACGAGACCATACGGTCGTATGGGAGCCGGATTTTCATGCGTGATCAGCATCTGGCTCGCCTTCGTCGTTCCGCCGATGCGATCGGCTTGGCGATGCCTATTCCCGAGAAAGACTGGCCCGGTCTTTTGCATGAGGCGATGGAGCGGAACGGCGTGGGCAATGACCACGGCGATGCGTATCTGCGAATCACCATTTCCCGAGGAATTGGAGAAATCGGCTTGGACCCGGCGCTCTGTCCAATCCCGACGATCGTGATTATGGCCAAACCGCTTCATCCTCCTTCCCGTCAACAATACGAGCTAGGCGTCAGCATCATCGTCGCTCGGACCAGACGAAACCTACCGAGCGCGCTCTCGCCACACATCAAAGCGACGAACTTCCTCAACAACATCCTTGCCAAACGAGAAGCCATCGTCGCAGGAGCATTCGATAGCGTGTTGCTGAATTGGCAAGATCACGTGGCGGAATGCACTGCCAGCAACCTCTTCTGGGTCAAGGGTGGAACCATTTCGACACCATCTCTGGATTGTGGCATCCTGGACGGTATCACGCGTGACATCGTCCTGACACTTGCGAGAGAAGCGGGGCTTCCGGTCCGGGAAGGTCCCTTCGGAATCGAGGCCCTGCATCAGGCTGAAGAGTGTTTTCTCACCAACACCAGCATGGAGCTGATGCCGGTCACCACTTTTGAAAAGAGACCGGTCGGCAGTGGAAAACCTGGCCCTATTACCCATCAGCTTCAGACGCAATTTGTAGTCAATCGCCGTCGATTTCTCGAATCAGACTACAACTAA
- a CDS encoding AtpZ/AtpI family protein: MPPSQDPFYAGLGQAVRIGTELLAALIVGGASGWAVDTYLLDSGPWGMVGGLILGAVAGVRSAYRSAQQWPKD; this comes from the coding sequence ATGCCCCCTTCACAAGATCCGTTTTACGCGGGGCTTGGTCAAGCGGTTCGGATCGGAACCGAACTGTTGGCTGCGCTAATTGTTGGAGGAGCGTCGGGCTGGGCTGTTGATACGTATCTTCTAGACAGCGGTCCATGGGGGATGGTGGGAGGGTTGATCTTAGGGGCGGTCGCAGGGGTCCGAAGTGCCTATCGCTCGGCGCAGCAATGGCCGAAGGACTAA
- a CDS encoding lytic transglycosylase domain-containing protein, which produces MNSAACLRFTRVGSRAIAALVIALLASWSFHLPKLRAEVYQYVDAAGTIALTNVPSDVRYRRIDLDSTPLHMVLPERELAPVIARHSRQQQLHPALIRAVIKAESNFDPHAISRAGAVGLMQLMPQTAVRLDVRDLYDPDDNVGGGTKYLRQLLDRFHGNLPLALAAYNAGENVVDHYQSLPPIDETRQYVRKVLRYYRTFLTKDGFITERPVNQHVQGAPRQDPAPSAPSVR; this is translated from the coding sequence ATGAATTCAGCCGCTTGTCTCAGATTCACACGGGTCGGAAGCAGGGCTATCGCGGCCCTCGTCATAGCCCTACTGGCCAGCTGGAGTTTCCACCTCCCCAAGCTTCGAGCCGAGGTCTATCAGTACGTAGATGCCGCAGGGACCATTGCGTTGACCAACGTCCCGTCAGATGTACGGTATCGCCGAATTGATTTGGACTCGACCCCTCTGCATATGGTGTTGCCTGAGCGGGAGCTGGCACCCGTGATCGCACGGCATTCTCGGCAACAGCAACTACATCCTGCACTGATCCGAGCCGTGATCAAGGCCGAATCGAACTTTGATCCTCACGCGATCTCGCGGGCTGGTGCGGTCGGCTTGATGCAACTCATGCCACAGACTGCGGTGCGACTGGACGTACGAGACCTCTACGACCCGGACGATAATGTGGGGGGAGGCACGAAATACCTGCGCCAGCTACTGGATCGGTTCCACGGAAATCTCCCGCTCGCCTTGGCAGCCTATAATGCGGGAGAAAACGTGGTCGACCACTATCAATCACTGCCACCGATCGATGAAACTCGCCAATACGTGCGTAAGGTTCTGCGCTATTACCGGACCTTCTTGACGAAGGACGGCTTCATCACCGAACGACCGGTCAACCAGCACGTCCAGGGAGCGCCAAGACAAGACCCCGCGCCTTCCGCACCTTCCGTTCGCTGA
- the cydB gene encoding cytochrome d ubiquinol oxidase subunit II, translating into METFWYMVVTVMLGIYVVLDGFDFGVGIVYPFLTRTEQERLTALGAIGPVWNGNEVWLLASGGLLFFAFPKAYAAGFSGFYLALIIVLWLLIARGLALELRSHVDHVLWRQFWDLAFSGASILLAVVFGAALGNLIRGVPLSRDGYFFVALWTDFMTGPEPGILDWYTTLMGLATAAILAFHGANYLAMKCDSELRTRASRVSKLSGLVVVGLVVLVLAATPFVQPTFRLNYAAHPIGFVFPLIGLAALVGAFQFRRRDEDSAAFGASSLFILAMLASTAWGSYPNILIATTDPANSLTITNAVAGAYGLQAALWWFLIGFSLVIVYQFYAHRAFWGKVRLDKH; encoded by the coding sequence ATGGAAACATTCTGGTACATGGTGGTGACTGTGATGCTGGGGATCTACGTCGTCCTCGACGGATTCGACTTTGGCGTGGGCATCGTCTATCCCTTTCTGACACGAACGGAACAGGAGCGGCTGACTGCCCTGGGTGCGATCGGACCGGTCTGGAACGGAAATGAAGTCTGGCTGTTAGCCAGCGGCGGGCTGCTCTTCTTTGCGTTTCCGAAGGCCTACGCTGCCGGGTTCAGCGGCTTCTACCTGGCGTTGATCATCGTGTTGTGGCTGTTGATCGCCCGCGGGCTTGCGCTCGAGCTGCGGTCGCATGTGGACCATGTGCTCTGGCGACAGTTCTGGGACCTGGCGTTTTCCGGTGCCAGTATCCTGCTGGCGGTGGTGTTCGGCGCAGCGTTGGGCAACCTGATCCGTGGTGTGCCGTTGAGCCGGGACGGCTACTTCTTCGTGGCGCTCTGGACCGACTTCATGACGGGACCGGAACCGGGGATTCTCGATTGGTATACGACCCTCATGGGACTCGCGACCGCCGCAATCCTCGCGTTCCACGGCGCCAATTATCTGGCCATGAAATGCGACAGTGAGTTGCGAACCCGGGCGAGTCGCGTTTCAAAGTTGAGCGGATTGGTCGTGGTCGGGTTGGTCGTCCTGGTACTCGCGGCGACCCCTTTCGTACAGCCGACCTTCCGACTCAATTACGCCGCCCATCCAATCGGATTTGTCTTCCCATTGATCGGCCTGGCAGCCCTGGTCGGTGCGTTCCAGTTCAGACGGCGTGACGAAGATTCCGCTGCATTTGGCGCCTCGAGTCTGTTCATTCTAGCGATGCTCGCCAGCACCGCCTGGGGATCCTATCCCAACATTTTGATTGCCACGACCGATCCAGCCAATAGCCTGACGATTACCAACGCGGTCGCCGGTGCCTATGGGCTGCAGGCGGCTCTGTGGTGGTTCCTCATCGGGTTCAGCCTGGTGATTGTCTACCAGTTTTATGCGCACCGTGCCTTCTGGGGCAAAGTCAGGTTGGACAAACACTGA
- the nadB gene encoding L-aspartate oxidase, translating to MPSRIARSPLHADFLVIGSGVAGLRAAVELGQKGRVLVLTKGHPLQSSSIHAQGGVAVAMSEEDDVSIHFTDTLKAGHGLCRKEAVRVLVEEGPERIQELIQWGARFDKAGGKFAFAREAAHSRSRILRARGDATGNEMVRALIAQVNRQKNVQRLDYHFTVDLVIDRGRCCGAVVLDESSGRHFVLPARAVVLSTGGAGQIFARTTNPPNATGDGIAMALRAGAVLQDMEFIQFHPTALYLPSSPPFLLSEAMRGEGGQLRNSKAELFMHRYHPMGALAPRDIVSRAIWAEMASTKARHVYLDVTHLGAEFVKRRFPTIYATCLRYDIDITEEWIPVSPSAHYTMGGVWTDVNGATTVPGLFAAGEVACSGVHGANRLASNSLLEGLVFGARAADAAVAFAGRHSVPSLSSYEAAIRPGQFGTLEDAEKLRSSLRRTMWGQVGIIRSGESLIRACAQLSRWAQVVSQPFANRAALEVKNMVQVAQCVAEAALWRENSVGAHYRSDFPQAKRIGWQQHSRVSMVDAFSERKVRKARGLVLALPGRAG from the coding sequence ATGCCATCCCGCATTGCTCGCTCCCCACTGCACGCCGATTTCCTCGTAATCGGTAGCGGTGTCGCTGGTCTACGCGCCGCCGTGGAACTCGGCCAAAAAGGGCGAGTGCTTGTCCTGACGAAGGGACACCCTTTGCAAAGCAGTTCGATCCATGCGCAAGGCGGTGTCGCGGTAGCGATGAGCGAGGAAGACGACGTGTCCATCCATTTCACCGATACGCTCAAGGCCGGACATGGCCTTTGCCGAAAAGAAGCGGTGCGGGTACTGGTTGAAGAGGGCCCTGAACGGATTCAGGAGTTGATCCAATGGGGAGCGAGATTCGATAAAGCCGGAGGTAAGTTCGCGTTTGCCCGTGAAGCAGCACATAGCCGCAGCCGGATTCTCCGCGCGCGCGGTGATGCGACGGGCAACGAGATGGTTCGCGCGTTGATCGCACAAGTCAATCGCCAAAAGAATGTCCAGCGGCTCGACTATCACTTTACCGTCGATCTTGTGATCGACAGGGGGCGCTGTTGCGGCGCAGTCGTGCTTGATGAAAGCTCAGGGCGCCATTTTGTATTGCCGGCTCGCGCGGTGGTCCTAAGTACCGGCGGGGCTGGACAGATTTTTGCTCGGACGACAAATCCGCCCAATGCGACGGGTGACGGTATCGCGATGGCGCTTCGGGCAGGAGCTGTGCTGCAGGATATGGAATTTATCCAGTTTCACCCTACCGCTCTGTATCTTCCCTCAAGCCCTCCTTTTCTCCTGTCGGAAGCCATGCGTGGAGAGGGTGGTCAGCTCCGGAACAGCAAGGCAGAATTATTCATGCATCGGTATCATCCGATGGGTGCCCTTGCCCCACGGGACATCGTCTCTCGCGCCATATGGGCTGAGATGGCGTCGACTAAGGCACGGCATGTCTACCTCGACGTAACCCATCTCGGCGCGGAATTCGTAAAACGACGTTTTCCCACAATCTATGCGACCTGCCTGCGCTACGACATCGATATCACTGAGGAATGGATTCCTGTCTCGCCGAGCGCGCATTACACGATGGGCGGAGTCTGGACGGATGTAAACGGCGCAACGACTGTTCCGGGTTTGTTTGCGGCGGGCGAAGTGGCCTGCAGCGGCGTCCATGGTGCAAACAGGCTCGCGAGCAATTCTCTCCTGGAAGGGCTCGTGTTCGGTGCACGAGCGGCAGACGCGGCCGTCGCCTTCGCCGGTCGTCACAGTGTGCCGTCACTCTCATCGTATGAGGCAGCCATTCGGCCCGGGCAGTTCGGCACGCTCGAGGATGCGGAAAAATTGCGCAGCTCACTGCGACGCACGATGTGGGGACAGGTCGGTATTATTCGTTCGGGCGAGTCTCTGATTCGAGCCTGTGCGCAACTGTCTCGCTGGGCCCAAGTCGTCTCTCAGCCATTTGCGAATCGGGCCGCGTTGGAAGTGAAGAATATGGTCCAAGTGGCGCAATGTGTTGCCGAAGCAGCCCTGTGGCGCGAGAACAGCGTCGGAGCCCATTACCGATCCGACTTTCCGCAGGCCAAGCGTATAGGCTGGCAACAGCACAGTCGAGTTTCCATGGTCGATGCGTTCAGCGAACGGAAGGTGCGGAAGGCGCGGGGTCTTGTCTTGGCGCTCCCTGGACGTGCTGGTTGA